From one Anopheles cruzii chromosome 3, idAnoCruzAS_RS32_06, whole genome shotgun sequence genomic stretch:
- the LOC128273108 gene encoding probable insulin-like peptide 7, with protein MWLPLALCVLLEFADIVSASGSGLDDALEVTFSERTRADWEKVWHQESHSRCREKLIRHLYWACEKDIYRISRRGNRDASMEQEKRSDPLLGPDGPEIVGRTDVAFPWAIRPEEAHAFLRTRRTGKRRSGGSITAECCNRTGCTWEEYAEYCPSNKRLNHYRRRK; from the coding sequence ATGTGGCTACCGTTGGCACTGTGTGTTCTGCTGGAGTTTGCCGACATTGTCAGTGCCTCCGGGAGTGGTCTGGACGATGCACTGGAAGTGACCTTTAGCGAACGAACACGTGCCGACTGGGAAAAGGTTTGGCACCAGGAGAGTCACTCGCGATGCCGCGAGAAACTGATCAGACACCTGTACTGGGCCTGCGAGAAGGATATCTATCGGATTTCGAGGCGTGGTAATCGAGACGCCAGTATGGAACAGGAAAAACGAAGCGACCCTTTACTTGGTCCGGATGGGCCAGAGATCGTTGGCAGAACCGACGTCGCCTTTCCGTGGGCAATCCGTCCCGAGGAAGCTCATGCCTTTCTGCGTACTCGACGCACGGGTAAACGCCGTTCCGGTGGTTCCATAACGGCCGAATGCTGCAATCGCACCGGATGCACATGGGAAGAGTACGCCGAGTACTGTCCATCGAACAAACGGCTGAATCACTATCGGCGCAGAAAATGA